Proteins encoded within one genomic window of Brassica rapa cultivar Chiifu-401-42 chromosome A09, CAAS_Brap_v3.01, whole genome shotgun sequence:
- the LOC103838580 gene encoding DExH-box ATP-dependent RNA helicase DExH9 codes for MGSVKRKSVEESSDCAPPQKIQREDDDSTQIINEELVGCVHDVSFPENYLPPAPSSQENNKPPAKEFPFTLDSFQSEAIKCLDNGESVMVSAHTSAGKTVVASYAIAMSLRENQRVIYTSPIKALSNQKYRDFKEEFSDVGLMTGDVTIDPNASCLVMTTEILRSMQYKGSEVMREVAWIIFDEVHYMRDSERGVVWEESIVMAPKNSRFVFLSATVPNAKEFADWVAKVHKQPCHIVYTDYRPTPLQHYVFPAGGNGLYLVVDEKAKFHEDSFQKSLNALVPANDADKKRENGKSQKGLMLGKLGEESDIFKLVKMIIQRQYDPVILFSFSKKECEALAMQMSKMDLNSDDEKDSVETIFTSAIDMLSDDDKKLPQVSNILPILKRGIGVHHSGLLPILKEVIEILFQEGLIKCLFATETFSIGLNMPAKTVVFTNVRKFDGDKFRWLSSGEYIQMSGRAGRRGIDKRGICILMVDEKMEPAVAKSMLKGSADSLNSAFHLSYNMLLNQLRSEDGDPENLLRNSFFQFQADRAIPDLEKQIKALQEERDSMVIEEEESLKKYYNLILQYKSLKKDIREIVFSPKYCLPFLLPNRAVCLDCANDDGEPRSFSIEDQDTWGVIMKFNKVKSLSEDDDNRRPEDANYTVDVLTRCLVSRDGFGKKKMKPVPIKERGEPVVVSVPLSQIKSLSSAIMNIPKDYLQLEARENALKKVSELLSRHPDGIPLDPEVDMKIRSSSYKKTVRRLEAVENLFEKYKIAKSPLIAEKLKVLHMKEELTAKIKSLKKAVRSSTALAFKDELKARKRVLRRLGYITSDGVVELKGKVACEISSAEELTLTELMFSGVFKEAKVEELVSLLSCFVWRERLPDAAKPREELDLLFIQLQDTARRVAEVQLDCKVDIDVESFVHSFRPDIMEAVYAWAKGSKFYEIMEIARVFEGSLIRAIRRMEEVLQQLIVAAKSIGETQLEAKLEEAVSKIKRDIVFAASLYL; via the exons ATGGGCTCGGTGAAGAGAAAATCAGTGGAGGAATCTTCTGATTGTGCTCCGCCGCAGAAGattcagagagaagatgatgaTTCCACTCAGATCATCAACGAAGAGCTCGTGGGCTGCGTTCACGACGTCTCCTTCCCTGAAAACTACCTTCctcctgctccctcctctcaAGAAAACAACAAACCACCGGCCAAAGAGTTCCCTTTCACCCTTGACTCCTTCCAGTCTGAAGCTATCAAGTGTCTCGATAATGGCGAATCTGTCATG GTTTCAGCTCATACATCAGCTGGTAAAACAGTTGTGGCATCCTATGCGATCGCCATGTCTCTGAGAGAGAACCAGAGGGTTATTTACACCTCTCCTATAAAGGCACTCAGTAACCAGAAGTACAGAGATTTCAAGGAAGAGTTTTCTGACGTTGGTTTGATGACTGGAGATGTCACTATTGATCCTAACGCCTCTTGTCTG GTCATGACTACAGAGATCTTGCGTAGCATGCAGTATAAAGGGTCAGAGGTAATGAGGGAGGTTGCGTGGATTATTTTTGATGAGGTGCATTACATGCGTGATAGTGAAAGAGGTGTGGTTTGGGAAGAGAGTATTGTTATGGCTCCCAAGAATTCTCGTTTTGTGTTTCTTTCTGCAACTGTTCCCAATGCCAAGGAGTTTGCTGATTGGGTTGCAAAG GTTCACAAACAACCATGCCATATTGTTTACACTGATTATCGGCCAACACCGCTTCAGCACTATGTCTTTCCTGCCGGAGGAAATGGGCTTTACTTGGTTGTGGATGAAAAGGCTAAATTTCACGAGGATAGCTTCCAGAAATCTCTTAACGCACTGGTTCCTGCTAATGATGCTGACAAGAAAAGAGAGAATGGAAAGTCTCAGAAGGGGTTGATGCTTGGAAAACTTGGTGAAGAAAGTGATATCTTCAAGTTGGTGAAAATGATAATTCAGAGGCAGTATGATCCTGTGATTTTGTTCAGTTTCAGCAAAAAGGAATGTGAGGCACTTGCTATGCAG ATGTCTAAGATGGACCTAAACAGTGACGATGAGAAAGATTCCGTGGAGACAATCTTTACTAGTGCAATAGATATGCTTTCAGATGATGATAAGAAGCTACCTCAG GTTTCAAACATTTTACCCATCTTAAAACGCGGTATCGGGGTTCATCATTCGGGTCTGCTTCCGATTTTGAAAGAAGTGATTGAGATATTATTTCAAGAAGGTCTGATTAAG tgtttgtttgCAACGGAGACATTTAGTATCGGGTTGAACATGCCGGCAAAGACGGTTGTGTTTACAAATGTACGCAAGTTTGATGGAGACAAGTTCCGGTGGCTATCTAGTGGCGAGTACATTCAGATGAGTGGCCGTGCTGGACGTCGAGGGATTGACAAACGAGGTATCTGCATCCTCATGGTTGATGAGAAGATGGAACCCGCGGTTGCTAAATCAATGCTCAAAGGAAGTGCTGATTCTTTGAACAG TGCCTTCCATTTGAGCTATAACATGCTTCTAAACCAGTTGCGGAGTGAAGATGGTGATCCTGAGAATCTTCTCCGCAATTCTTTCTTTCAGTTTCAAGCTGACCGTGCTATCCCGGATCTCGAG AAGCAAATAAAAGCTCTCCAAGAAGAGAGAGACTCTATGgtgattgaagaagaagaaagcttgaAGAAGTACTATAACCTGATTTTGCAATATAAGAGTCTGAAGAAGGATATACGTGAAATTGTCTTCTCTCCAAAGTACTGCTTACCCTTTTTGCTGCCAAACAGAGCTGTTTGTCTAGACTGCGCTAATGATGATGGAGAGCCACGATCATTCAGCATTGAAGACCAAGATACGTGGGGAGTGATAATGAAATTCAACAAAGTCAAAAGCTTATCTGAAG ATGATGATAATAGAAGACCAGAGGATGCAAACTACACCGTAGATGTACTGACTAGATGTTTGGTCAGCAGAGATGGGTTTGGCAAAAAGAAAATGAAGCCTGTGCCAATTAAAGAGCGTGGTGAGCCCGTTGTGGTCTCTGTTCCTTTATCTCAG ATTAAGAGTTTAAGCAGTGCAATCATGAATATACCGAAAGATTACTTACAACTTGAAGCTAGAGAGAATGCTCTAAAGAAGGTTTCTGAGTTACTCTCTAGACATCCTGATGGAATACCCCTAGATCCTGAAGTTGACATGAAG ATTCGGAGCAGCTCATACAAAAAGACAGTTCGTCGATTGGAGGCTGTGGAAAATCTAtttgaaaaatacaaaatagcAAAATCTCCACTCATAGCAGAGAAGCTGAAAGTTCTACACATGAAGGAAGAACTAACAGCCAAGATCAAATCACTTAAGAAGGCTGTCCGATCCTCAACAGCATTGGCTTTTAAAGATGAACTCAAGGCCAGAAAGCGTGTTTTACGCAGGCTAGG ATACATCACCAGCGATGGTGTTGTGGAGTTGAAAGGGAAGGTTGCATGTGAAATCAGCAGTGCAGAAGAGTTGACACTAACGGAGCTAATGTTCAGTGGTGTCTTCAAGGAAGCGAAGGTGGAGGAGTTGGTTTCTCTCCTCTCTTGCTTTGTGTGGCGAGAGAGGCTCCCTGACGCAGCCAAACCCAGAGAAGAACTCGACTTGCTCTTCATACAGTTACAAGACACAGCCAGGCGTGTCGCTGAAGTTCAGCTCGACTGCAAG GTGGACATCGATGTGGAGAGTTTTGTGCACTCGTTCAGACCGGATATAATGGAGGCGGTGTATGCATGGGCAAAAGGGTCCAAGTTTTATGAGATCATGGAGATAGCTCGTGTTTTCGAAGGGAGTTTGATCAGAGCGATAAGGAGAATGGAGGAAGTTCTGCAACAGCTCATAGTGGCTGCAAAATCTATTGGCGAAACACAGCTTGAAGCTAAACTAGAAGAAGCTGTTTCCAAGATTAAGAGAGACATTGTTTTCGCAGCATCTCTCTACTTGTGA